One stretch of Synergistaceae bacterium DNA includes these proteins:
- the iadA gene encoding beta-aspartyl-peptidase: MEPVVLLLKNGDLYSPDYVGVVDVLVLNGKIAMIGRGLDFNCTGLDVKVLNLRGMHLVPGFIDNHVHIIGGGGEAGFHSRTPEVMLSSITQSGITTVVGVIGTDGTTRHLETLLAKARALTQEGITAYIYTGSYELPLITLTGSTRRDIVLIDEVIGTGEIAISDHRSSVPTVEELTRIASDTRVGGMLCGRTGVLNLHMGGGREGFSNIFRVLKDTEISIRHFLPTHITRSRDLFEQAKIFATLGGTIDMTAEMDEAHGFAGAIGISDAVNSCLENGIPIENITISSDGNGSMAVFDREGQVKRLIVTKLNGLYNELKALVVSGLDLSAALRPITSNVARALGLPEKGRIAVGCDADITVLDGDMQVNAVIARGRMMVEGGLPVVKGTFEDLNDERDSAE; this comes from the coding sequence ATGGAACCTGTGGTCCTGCTTTTGAAAAACGGAGATCTGTATTCTCCCGACTATGTGGGGGTCGTGGACGTTCTTGTCCTGAACGGAAAGATCGCCATGATCGGGAGAGGGCTCGATTTCAACTGTACCGGTCTCGACGTGAAGGTTCTGAACCTGCGGGGAATGCATCTGGTCCCGGGGTTCATTGACAATCACGTTCATATCATTGGCGGCGGCGGCGAAGCCGGGTTCCACAGTCGAACCCCGGAGGTGATGCTGTCCTCCATAACGCAGAGCGGCATAACGACCGTGGTGGGCGTAATCGGCACCGACGGGACCACCCGCCACCTGGAAACGCTTCTGGCGAAGGCGAGGGCGCTGACCCAGGAGGGCATAACGGCCTACATCTACACCGGATCCTACGAACTGCCCCTGATCACCCTGACGGGGTCCACGCGGCGCGACATCGTCCTTATCGACGAGGTGATCGGCACGGGAGAAATAGCGATTTCCGATCATCGCTCCTCTGTTCCCACCGTCGAAGAGCTGACCCGTATCGCCTCGGATACCCGGGTGGGCGGCATGCTCTGCGGCCGGACGGGAGTGCTGAACCTGCATATGGGCGGAGGCAGGGAGGGATTCAGCAATATTTTCAGAGTGCTGAAGGACACGGAAATTTCCATTCGACATTTTTTGCCGACCCACATCACGCGCAGCCGGGATCTTTTTGAACAGGCGAAAATTTTCGCGACCCTGGGCGGCACCATCGATATGACCGCCGAAATGGACGAAGCCCACGGATTTGCCGGAGCCATTGGAATCAGCGACGCCGTGAACTCCTGTCTCGAAAACGGTATCCCCATCGAAAATATCACCATCAGCTCCGACGGCAACGGCAGTATGGCCGTTTTCGACCGGGAGGGACAGGTGAAGCGCCTCATCGTCACGAAGCTGAACGGCCTGTACAACGAGCTGAAGGCGCTGGTCGTCAGCGGACTGGACCTCTCCGCGGCTCTTCGCCCCATCACCTCCAACGTGGCGAGGGCTCTGGGGCTTCCCGAAAAAGGCCGCATCGCCGTGGGCTGTGACGCTGACATCACGGTTCTCGACGGCGACATGCAGGTAAACGCCGTTATCGCCAGAGGCCGGATGATGGTGGAGGGGGGACTCCCCGTGGTGAAGGGAACTTTCGAGGACCTGAACGACGAGCGGGATTCCGCGGAATGA